The following is a genomic window from Kogia breviceps isolate mKogBre1 chromosome 4, mKogBre1 haplotype 1, whole genome shotgun sequence.
TGCATTAAATAGTTATGTACATCGCAGAGTCCCAGGCcgtgggcaggcagggaggggggtCATTTCACCAGGGGCCGAGTTTTATCATCATCGCCGCACTGGTGGGCTTTGTACTTTTTCACCTCTGCCATGTACTTGGCCCATGCATCACCTTTACTTGTTAATAcctgttggggggaggggagggacacaCGGGGGTTGGGAAGGAGATGCCAAGGAGGCCAGGAACCAGGGTCAGGACTGTCCTGAGACAGCTGACCCACCCACAGAGTCACCGCAAAGGTCTTGGGTGTGAGGTAAAGATATGGAGAATCAAGTTATCTGGGAACTTTGTTGAAAGCCCTCTTCCCCCACCCAGTACACCCATCCAAGGGCTAGATActgaggagggagggacagggcaCCTGGGCCAGGAACTGAGGCTGGAAGGAAAAGGCAACGTGGGCGGCCCCCCACACCCAGCCTGCTCACCTCATCCTCCGTCTTCTGCTTCTTGGCTACTATTCCCGTCTTGAGGGCTAGTTTGTTCCCGCCTCTGCGCTTGCCCACCTGGGTGAAGGGACAGAAGACTGCAACGGTTACAGGAGCCGGGGCCCGCCATTGGCGGCGCTGAGGCCCACTACACCTTCCTAGCCCGGCCCGGTGGCCCGTCCCGACGCCGCGCCCAGCTCCACCAGCCGGCCGACCTgcgcagcaatcagagaggagCACACGCGACTCAGCGCCTGCCCTGGGCCCATGATGCCCAGGCAGTCCTGGGCCCCCGGGCTGCCCTCCCAAGCAGAGAAAAGAATTCCCACTTCAGTGGGAACGAGCACTGTCCTCACCCTCCCCTAGTAGGAACCACACAGGCAGCAACAGCTccctttattgagcacttactgtatgctaAGCCCTGTGCCAAGTGCTTTGGATATACTATCTAGCTCCTTCCACTTTCACAGTCACCTTACGATGAAGGTTACCATCCCCCttgtaaagatgaggaaacatCTCTGAAAAGGAGAAGGCTGTACCCTGGATCACGCCAACAGCAAACAGTGGAGCTGGATTCAGGGTCAGGTGTGTCTAGGCCACAGAGCAGCACTCTTAACCAGCAAGCAACACTGTTCCCCTACATGTAACCGGGCCTGGCCTCTTTGAGAGTGCTCCTGCAAATGGCCCCTTGATGAACAAATAAACAGGCAGTGACAACTACTGCTATCCTCACTCACAGAGGGGCACTCGGCCTCCACCCAGTTCGCACACCAGCCCAGGTCCTGCCACTTCCCCTTCCTCAAACATAAGTCTTACTCTGAACTTTCATCCTGGTCCTGTTTTCTCCCACAGACTTGAGGGTTTCTTGTGCCCCAGGGGCTGCAAGAGGCTTTACAGACATCCCATCCCTATCCCTCAGCCAGGCATTAAGTGACCTGCGCTGCTGGGACTATTCTCACACTCAtttttgacagatgaagaaacctgACCCCCAGTTCGTTACTCTCACACCACacttttttctccacaccacaGGAACTTGCTGTCAACACCAGAGACAAAGCAAGCTCAGAGTTGACAATCAATATAGGTACCATTTCTTTGGCCTAGAGTTTCTCAATCGCATATACTAGTGACATTTTGAACTGGATCATTtttgttggggagggggagggggagggggaggggacggtTGTTCTGCGCATTGTAGGATGTTGAGCACCATTCCTGCCCTCTACTCGTAAATGTCAATAGCGCTCCCTCCCCCAGTTCTGACAACCAAAATATCTCCAGACTTTGCCAAATGTGGGGATGATGTGAGGGGACTcgtccccagttgagaaccactggtttagccCTTCCTATAAGAAAGGCCCAGTGCTAATCACATCAGAAGATGCGATGATGCCCATTTTTGCAAGCAGGGAAAATGAGGTTAGGCCAGATCAGACGCCCCAGGAAAGCAGAGATGCCTGTCATAAGCAACACAGCACACCCATCACCTAGCACACTGCCCAGCACAAGgtaaggtgctcaataaatggacaCTGGACGAATCAGGCTCAGGGAGGTCAAGCAAATCTCCTAGGTTCACACAGTAAGCAGTATGAGTCtctcatccacacagctcagagtcCAGACTTGACTATGCCCCCCATCCCCATAGTGGGAGATGGTCCCAGCATCCAAAGTTCGGGATTCCACTCAAACAGGAATCCTGGTATACTGGTTTCCCCATCCTCGGAGCGCTGTTTCCAATGGAATTCCCCCCAGCTCCCAGTTCTTGCGGGCATACTGCGGGGGTCCCCACCTCCGCCCCCACACCTCTCTCGTCGAGAATCCAGTTTCCGAATCCTCAGCGGGTGACCCGGACGGCTCCCTCATCGGGGTCGGAGGGTGGACCTGGATCCCGATCCCCTTTCTCGAGCCCGATTCCCCCTGCCAAGGAAGGCCCTGgcgcccgcccccacccccgcggcTCCTTACGAAGCTGAGCGTGGGGCCCGGACCGCCCTTCCTCTTCGGATCCCCGGgacccgcggcggcggcggtggccgGCTGGTCGGGTCGCTGCGGGCCCGGGGGCGGCTCTTCCTGCCGCTGCCGCtgctcctcctccatcttccGCTTGAACAGCTCCAGGAAGCTGCCGTCGTTGGCGAACAAGTTCACGCCGCCCGACACCGGGCTCGAACCCGCGCCCGACACTTCATCATCCCCGCTCTCGGGTGACGTCCCAGGCCCGGACTCAGCCCATcggctcccgccgccgccgccgccggcgggGCCCGGCGCCTCCCGGCCCGGAGGTTCCGCCCGTCTCCCTCGGGCAGCCATTTTGTCGCCAGGTACCTCGCAAAGGATTCCGGGAAGGCCGCTCCGGGCCCGCGCTTGGCGCCAGACTTGCCTCGTCCCGGGCAATGCATGCCGGGAAGACCGGTCTGGCCCTCAGGCAACCGCAGTGGAGGCGGGGCATGAGGGGCGGGGTGAATGAGGAGTAAGGTTTGACGCTACGCGCCGGCGGGCAgacgccctgccccgcccccgccccgctgaCCGTTATAGCCCTGCTACACTCCCGCAGACGTTACGCAGAGATGGTCTTTTCCGGAATGAGACTATTGTCTGCGCCTGGGGCTGTAGCTGGCTCTCGGAGTGAGGTTCTCGCTTGGGACTTGGGGGCGTATTAGCTTTTCGGGGCTAGAATCCACTTCTGGAACCAGGGATAATCTCAGTGCGGGGTGGGACCTCGCCAAAGGCTGTGTGCTCAGCTTACATCTCGGAAGCTGGGTCCCTAACTAGGACTAACTAGAGGGCATATCTAGCCTGGGCCCCCAGAATAGAAACGGGGGTGTCTCTGGATTGGGTACCTGTCTCTGGGGTGGagcttttatttggaaatagagacacagctgactccaaggAGCTGGGGTTCCCATTTGAAAGTCAGGGTATTATTTTATGTGCTAGAGTACTCAGATGAAATCGCGGATATTTCTAGGCTGGAGTCTCCATCTAAGAGTGTCCGCTAAGGGCCTGGGACCCAGCCTGTATTCCTGCCCAGGGCAGAGTTTCAAACAGAGAATTGGGTGAACTGGAGTTTCCCCTCGGACAGAGAGCAAACTGGAAAGAGTGTTTCGGGAACAGGGTCCCTTCTACGACAAGGAGCGCAGTTGCAAGTGTTGTCCCTGCCCTGTCCTGTCCTGCATGGGGGCTCAGGGCTCACTGGACAAAGATCTGCGGACCTCGCCCACAACTGGAGTCGTCCTCCCTCTAACCCACTAGCAGCCCCGGGACCGTCTCCAGCCAACTAATCGGTTCGTTTATGATTGGTTTGCGTCAGGAGTCCGGTGGCTCCCAGCCAATTGAATAACAGAAGAGACGGACCTGAGGCGGTGTTGGGACCCAGGTTGGAGAATAGGGGGGGGAATGATCGACATGAAGTTGAGCCTATGGAATCAGGTCAGGGTGGACCTCGGATCTAACTTCTTGAAAAAGGTATGCAGCGGGTGTTTGGCCGGTTGCTAAGGAGAGGTGGCGGCTACCGGGACCTGAGAGTGATTGGTAAAAGTAAGAAAAGATGTAGCCAATGAAAGGAGCGCTGCGAGACTTAGGGGCCAATCAGTAAAGGGGAGTAACCTGGGATGTACCAATATGTTAATTAGGCAGGGGGagtctttgaagaaaatatagacaAGATGCTGACAAGCTGAACCTTGGAAGGGGAAGACGTTGGAAATATAGCTTCTATTAGCTCCTAAAAGTTAGGCCATGAGAAAATTAATTCAATCTTCTAGCCTTGATGGGGTTGTGATAGGAAATTTCCCCTGTAGGTGCTTTGCATGGTGCGCTCCGTTTGATCACGTGAGCCGGTTCCAAGATGGCGGCAGGGGTGGCCGGGTGGGGGGTTGAGGCAGAGGAGTTCGAGGATGCCCCTGATGTGGAGCCGCTGGAGCCCACGCTTAGCAACATCATCGAGCAGCGCAGCCTTAAGTGGATCTTCGTCGGGGGCAAGGGTGGTGTTGGAAAGACCACCTGCAGGTAAGGAGGCTGCGGTGGTGACCGGGAAAACGGGTGGGATGTACCACAGGGCGAAGGGGAGCCCAAGGACCGGGCAGGAGGGCTGGGCCGGGGCCTTCCGGGTTGTACTCTTCGGAAGTTATCTGGAGCAAATGGAAGCTACCTCCTGAATGCAGGCCTGGCACCCTCTGAGTTGGACCATCCCTGTTCAAGGGCTGAACCACATTGGATCCAGCGCACGGGAGCCTGGAGAGCGTTTAGATGTCCCAATCAGCTAGACTGTACCAGGGTGAGCCCAGAGTAGGGGGAGGGGCACCGGGGCAAATTATCCTAGTCTGGTGAACCTTGCCATTCTATGCCCAcgtaggggtgggggtggaaggcGGGAGAGAAGGCACATGATCAGACTACCCATTCAACTGGGAAGAGGGGGAGAGCTCCCCGGGGCAAATTACCCTGGACAAGTGGACTGAACTATCGAATTTAGCAGGAGGTGCAGAGGACCCCTTAGCTTAAAGTTGAGGGAGGGGACGCAGGGTCAAGTTGGCTGGATAGCTGGACCATGTTACTTTGTGCCAGCAAGGAAGCAGGCATCAGGCGGGACGGACACATTCAGCTGAACCTTACCACTATATAGCTAGCTGGAGGGCTCAGTAGGTGAGGTCTGATAGGGTCCCTCTGCAGGGATTGAGGCTTGATCCCACAGTCATCCATACTCTTCTCTCAAGGCCCTTGCTGATCCAGGTCCCCTGCTCCTGGGACCCTTCTTCTCCCCATGCAGACCTAAGGAGCAGAGCCTAACCCTTCATTTTCCCACCTTTTGGCCTTTCCCTTGTCCAGCTGCAGCTTAGCAGTCCAGCTATCCAAGGGGCGGGAGAGTGTTCTGATCATCTCCACTGACCCAGCCCACAATATCTCCGATGCATTTGACCAGAAGTTCTCCAAGGTGCCTACCAAGGTCAAAGGCTATGACAACCTCTTCGCCATGGTGAGTGCAGCAGGGCTCAGccccgccaccccaccccaacTCTGGCAAGGCACCTTCAGGCCTTTCCTGTGAACACCCACCATCAGCTACCGTGTCCTGCCCATTCTCCATCCTCTGTCTCTCCACTTTCACTCCTTCTTCAACATACCCACAGGGGAACGAGTGAGGAACGTTTGTGGAGCAGAAAGGAAGCCAGAGTGACTGGAGCTTAGTGagcaagggaagggagggagacatcGATCAGGACCACATGGTGTAGGACCTTGCAGCCCACTGAGATCAGTATAGCTTTGTTTCCAAGTTAATGGGAACTTGTTTGTTTTAAGCAGAGTAATGCCATGGCCAAATTCGTTTTCTAAAAAGTTCCCTGTAGCTCTCATGCAGAAATTGGATTGTAAGTCAAGGATGGAAACAAGGAGACTGGGACAGTGACCAGGCTAGGAATGATGGCAGCCCAAAATTGGGAGGAGGGGTGAGAAGTGGTCAAATTTGGGATGTATTTTGGAATTAAAGCAATTTAACTGCTTGGTTGTAATGGGTGAGAGAAGTGAATTAAGTATAAGTACATGTCTTAGTTGGCTCCCTGGGCAACTGAGGTGGGGAAGACTGGGAGAGGAGCATGTTTAGAAAGCCAAAAGTCAGGAATTTTATTTG
Proteins encoded in this region:
- the TRIR gene encoding telomerase RNA component interacting RNase, whose protein sequence is MAARGRRAEPPGREAPGPAGGGGGGSRWAESGPGTSPESGDDEVSGAGSSPVSGGVNLFANDGSFLELFKRKMEEEQRQRQEEPPPGPQRPDQPATAAAAGPGDPKRKGGPGPTLSFVGKRRGGNKLALKTGIVAKKQKTEDEVLTSKGDAWAKYMAEVKKYKAHQCGDDDKTRPLVK